A region of Lycium barbarum isolate Lr01 chromosome 3, ASM1917538v2, whole genome shotgun sequence DNA encodes the following proteins:
- the LOC132633012 gene encoding uncharacterized protein LOC132633012, with protein sequence MRPPRVQCSFCGRYHTGECYRATGACFSCGRQGHSVRDCPYKGSSGGAAQPTGSVAGSSSSSVAMRPTGQGIPAPAGRGRGRGGASGISGPSNRIYALASRQDQEASPNVVTGTDDRFADPHV encoded by the exons atgaggccacccagggttcagtgttctttttgcggcagataccatacgggagagtgctacagagccaccggtgcatgcttttcttgtggtcgtcagggccattctgtgagagattgcccgtataagggtagttcgggtggtgcagcgcagcctaccggatcagtcgctgggtcttcatcttcgtcagtggctatgcgccctacggggcagggtattccagcgccagcgggtcgcggcagaggccgtggtggagcttctggtattagcggtccttcgaaccgcatttatgctttggccagccgccaggatcaggaggcatctcctaatgtcgtcacag gtacagacgacaggtttgctgatccacacgtttag
- the LOC132633011 gene encoding signal recognition particle subunit SRP54 1-like, protein MVLAQLGGSISRALQQMSNATIIDEKVLNECLNEITRALLQADVQFKLVRDMTTNIKKIVNLDDLAAGHNKRRIIQQAVFNELCKILDPGKPAFTLKKGKPSVVMFVGLQGSGKTTTCTKYAYHHQKKGWKPALVCADTFRAGAFDQLKQNATKAKIPFYGSYTESDPVKIAVDGVETFMKENCDLIIVDTSGRHKQEAALFEEMRQVSEATKPDLVIFVMDSSIGQAAFDQAQAFRQSVAVGAVIITKMDGHAKGGGALSAVAATKSPVIFIGTGEHMDEFEVFDVKPFVSRLLGMGDLSGLVNKIQDVVPMDQLPELLQKLSEGQFTFRIMYEQFQNMLKMGPLEQVFSMLPGVSSEMMPQGREKESQAKFKRYMTMMDSMTDEELDSTNPKIMTESRIMRIARGSGRLVHEVMEMLEEYKRLPKKFSKMMKGLRIPKKGDMSSLSRNMNAQNMSKFLPPDMLKQMGGMGGLQNIMKHMGSAKDMMGMFGGGGE, encoded by the exons ATGGTGTTAGCACAATTAGGGGGGAGCATCTCGCGTGCTCTCCAGCAGATGAGCAATGCCACAATCATTGATGAAAAAGTCCTCAACGAATGCCTCAATGAAATCACACGTGCTCTTCTTCAGGCCGATGTTCAATTCAAACTTGTCCGTGATATGACAACCAATATCAAGAAGATTGTTAATCTTGACGATCTTGCTGCTGGACATAACAAGCGTAGGATCATCCAACAG GCTGTGTTTAATGAGCTGTGCAAGATATTGGATCCTGGGAAGCCTGCATTTACACTGAAAAAGGGGAAACCTAGTGTTGTAATGTTTGTTGGTTTGCAAG GGTCTGGAAagactacaacatgtacaaaataTGCTTATCACCACCAGAAAAAGGGTTGGAAGCCGGCTCTAGTGTGCGCAGATACCTTCAGAGCTGGCGCTTTCGATCAATTGAAGCAGAATGCAACTAAAGCCAAAATTCCTTTTTATGGAAG CTATACAGAATCAGACCCAGTGAAAATAGCTGTGGATGGtgtggaaacatttatgaaggaAAATTGTGATCTAATAATTGTGGACACCAGTGGGCGCCACAAACAAGAAGCAGCTCTTTTTGAAGAAATGCGACAAGTTTCTGAAGCAACG AAACCGGATCTCGTGATATTTGTGATGGATAGTAGTATCGGACAAGCTGCTTTTGATCAAGCTCAAGCATTTCGACAAAGTGTTGCTGTTGGAGCCGTGATTATTACTAAGATGGATGGCCATGCTAAAGGAGGTGGCGCCCTAAGTGC AGTTGCTGCAACTAAAAGTCCGGTCATATTTATTGGAACTGGTGAACACATGGACGAGTTTGAAGTTTTTGATGTTAAACCATTTGTCAGTCGTCTTTTAG GCATGGGTGACTTGTCTGGATTGGTGAACAAGATACAGGATGTGGTCCCAATGGATCAACTGCCTGAGCTTCTTCAGAAGCTATCCGAAGGACAGTTTACCTTTAGGATTATGTACGAGCAATTTCAGAACATGCTTAAAATGGGTCCCCTTGAGCAG GTCTTCTCAATGCTACCGGGAGTTAGTTCAGAGATGATGCCACAAGGTCGTGAAAAGGAAAGTCAGGCAAAATTTAAACGGTATATGACAATGATGGACTCCATGACTGATGA AGAATTGGACAGTACCAACCCAAAGATTATGACTGAATCTCGAATCATGCGTATAGCTAGGGGATCTGGCCGCCTAGTGCATGAAGTGATGGAGATGTTGGAAGAATACAAACGACTTCCCAAGAAATTCAGCAAGATGATGAAGGGTCTTAGGATTCCAAAGAAGGGAGATATGAGCTCCCTGTCCAGAAACATGAATGCACAAAACATGAGCAAATTTCTTCCCCCTGATATGTTGAAGCAGATGGGTGGCATGGGTGGTTTGCAGAACATAATGAAGCATATGGGTTCCGCCAAGGACATGATGGGTATGTTTGGTGGTGGAGGAGAGTAA